TCCAAGTATTTGAAAGTGTGATTGCAAATGCAGTACTTTCTCCTTAACTATTTGAataccctgagtgttggtttGGCTGTAGCTGGAAACTGCAATCTTCCATGCAGTAGTTCAGTGCTACATCAgcttaaccaatcagacaGCCATTAGCCAATTATTGGGGAATGTATTCTCTAACCTGAATGATATTTTGGTCCAATGAGTTCACAAAGCCCCAGTAAAGTGTCAACATTATTGTAGCTACTTGTCCACCTTAATTTTACTGTGATTAGTGGCCAGAATTATTGGTATTGTTGTTATCATCTTTTTCACAATGGTTGATGTATTACTGGTATTATATGTCCACCCTGGAGTGACACACTGGCCCAATGAAGCCCTTATAATTTATGGTCCAGGAATGGCCAACATTATTGGTACTCTGTGATTGATAACATGAATCAAGGTACTATATGTCATAACCAAGGCAGGTTGCTAACACATTGACGTAAACTGTTACTAAAGACTTTCAATATTTGGGGCTTTGTTAAAATTTAGTCTGCATATTTTACCCTTTGGTTACTAAGATCCCTTCATTCTTCTTGTTGCTACGTTgaagaataatattttttaacgTTTCCTTTGAGTTTTTAAACAGTTCAGTTCATTGGTGTGGTATGCCTGTGAACTAAATGGTTATCTAAGTACCCTTAAGCTGTAAGCAAATTTTACATAGTACCTCCTCGTCGTTTCCTTTTTGAGCATTAACAACGTTTCCTTCTTTTGATAATCGAGGAAGACCTGGAGGAACTTGTAGAAAACGAAAGATACGTAAGATTAACAGTGTCTGGGTAATAGTGAGTTTTGGATGtcaccaaaactaaacaagTCATTTCGGCCAATCAAAACAGGGGAAACCAAACAAACCAATCATAATGCAGACCAAATTCCTCTTTACTTGAACAAGCGCGGTGGCATATGTTTTGAATTTCGCGCCTTTTATGTCCCAGATACTTCTTTAGTTGACGGTAATTGAAGCTCCCATTTGCGTCCGTTGAATTTGAATATAGTTGAGTgcataaaaaatataatataaatatGTAGAAAAAACCGCGTTACGCCAAGTGCCAATGCCATAGCCCATATCAAACAAACACGAATTTTACGGTCCACCGCAGTTTGACAACAGGTAGCGTGATTGCACTGGGTGTAAGCTGATAATGAACATTTTGCGAGTCAATCGCAACGCTAGAAATGCAATTTCCTAGTTAAAGAATTCATAATGCGCGCGCATCTTCGCGCTTATATTTCGCTCAAAATGATGGATAAACTCCGAGACTAATGCTTTTTTACGATGAACAGGTCTTGACATTCATTGGAACTTGTCAGTGATCCTATAGATAACACAGACAGTAAAATAGTTTTCGACGCGTCGAAATAATCtatcattttctttgtcaatACTCGACGTCGTGAGTGGAATCCAGTCTAACATTGCGTATGCTTAACAACAGACGcgaataaacaaaaaatattgcttGACGTCTGAACGAACCGAAAAGTGTTTCACTTACTTATGCCAATAGCTGGACCATCTGGCTCGGATCGAGTGGAACGAAGGGAAGACCATTCCATACCCTTTCCTGAGAGGTACTGGAAAGGATCTCTATAAACGAAGCGCGAAGTGGATTGGAGACTATAGTTAATCTGAGGTGGGGGCCCTGTtgataataaagttatttcaaGGTTGAATTCCTTGGAGTTTACGACGCATGTGTAAAAGTAACATGATTTAACATGTCATAACCTCTGTCTTCAAAGGGTGATACGTGCAATGTTTGCCCGCTTGAGAAATTTGTCAGACCTGTTAGACAAAAAAGTTCATATTGTTaatataaaataatgtcaGTCCGTTCAGTTTCATTACATTTGTTATGCATCAAATTCCAAGCCTTTTTTTCTACATTGTAACATACTGGTTTCCGAAAACCACAACCATTAGCACCCTGATAAGGAGAGGCAGCGCTATTCGATAACTTATGTAGGTATTCCTTTCCCTCTATAATCATGCAGCCTTGTTTTTCTCATCTGTATTTTTCTGTAACTGCTGATCGGATTCTTCACCAGGATCCGACGCTTCGCTTTTGTTCATTTGGTCCTTGCTAACACATTTGTTGTCAAAAAGCCAGTTTGGCTTGGCAAAAAATAGCTTGGAGATTTCCTGTGGCCGTATTCTTGTTTTTATAAGCACTTAATCTGCGCCAGAGTAAAAGAATATGTTTGCTAAGTATAGGGCTCCATTTCCTGGGGGATCAGTTAGCCGTCGTTTTGTCATGTGATGTCAACGTGGTCGCCATGAAGTCACTGTACCGAACTTGTGGGGTACACTTTAACTCACAGACTCACAATTCACTTATACTCGACAAATCCTTGTTTTATTCTCCTCCAGTATTTCAACGCGTCCTATTTTCTTTGATCACTCAAAAACCTGTTTCACAATCACTCCTATCTCCGATTACAATCTTCACAAATCTCGTGATCCTAGCTGTCACCTATCAAAATTGTCACGTTGTCATGACACTTCCGTTTATCACATCAAAGAACTGGTCGTGAGCCTTTAGAACTGCAATGTTGAACCTCGTTAACAAACTCGAGGGGAAGCCATGAGAATGTCAACAAGGTGAAACACTGCGGCCAATTTTACCAAGACGCGAGtcttttaccaaaaaaaaaccgaaCGAAAGCCAGAAAAACAGATATTGATTAGCAGttcttttattgatttaaattATTGGTGACTTATATAAAAGTAAACTGATTAACCCAAGTCAAGCTCACCTAAGTGATCCGTCAATGATGAATAACGCGTGCGTGTATGTCGGAAGTCTGGGTTCCAAATAGCATAAGgctgaaagaaataaacatgTGACTTGGTTGCCTGGCAACGCTTTGGAATTTTATTCAAACCGATGTAGAAGCTgacttttcttttaacaaaaaagtgaTAATGGCTATTTATACATAGAATCGTTGGGCCTCGAGTAATAATATTTCGAGTGAACGGCGAAGGgttttgtcaatttttccGGCCAACTGAAGGTTCAGCAGCTGCTTACCAATTCCTTTTTACTCGAACATTTTTTATTTGGACactaaataaatttttctccaGCCAGTCGCAGCGAAGATAGGCAATCAATTGGGCCAACTGTAAAAGCAAAGAGCGGAGGCATCGGGTGTATTTGAAACCGCCAAACTGGACAGAAATGCCTCCTTTCGCACCGTGCAGCTGGCGCTGTGGGAAAACGCAAGCGGTCAATTTTTCTTACCTGTTATCGGACAAAATTGTGGCGCGAGAGTTTGATGTTATTTATAAAGCGTAGTAATGCAAAACTCAAAGcattacaccttttgctgttcattacgagaaaatacgcattcatttgtgtgaattgacgaccaatagcgcgaagatgcattcatgagcgccaagaagcgaacatttgcatgtaactcacattcaataacgatttttgcatttttgtttacattcaatagcattttcatatattcatatgcgtcattcggcatacaaaagaggaaaatatactttcatttgcgctaacattcaagccattaacaccatcatgaaaatcattagagacaataaacaaacaataaagtgcataaccattcattaacattttcatcacactgtttgaaattcattaacattcctggaCGGCATTAGTGTggataagacaaatattaatgcgattcaacaaacaatagagcgttctttacattcaatgtacaaacatcgattttcaattgaacaataacaaatttgccaattgttttcttatgaATTTCGGCTTACCCTTCAATAACCTCtctatttaaacattttggcaGATAGGTCTGCATGAAGCGGTACTATTGCGCACTTTTAGCTGctgtaattgtgtcaatatttCGGTGCAGAGCCTCATGTAGTTGCTGTGTTCGAAACTCCCCTAGTGGAATTCCTCGGACTCTGGCTTCATCTCTGTCATCCATACGTCTTTGGATTTCCGGACGAGAGATGTCGGTCTTAATTGCTGCTTTCAGACAACTAATTGTCTGCTCCACGATGTTTAAAAAAGGACTATAGGGAGGAAGCATTTTCAACTCCGTGTTTGGGGCGGGAACGGTAGGGTTTCGGTGGGCCGGTGCTCCGTCATATACAAAGATAACGGACTCTTCTGGATCCAGATTTGTCCTTGCCTGTGTCAGGAAATTATCGAAACGCGCTGCATTCATTCCGCCAACAAAAGCGGAGGAAAACACAAGTCCATTAATAGGCGATATTCCCATTGTCACAGTCAAGTTTCTTCCTCGCTGGCCGCAAACTTGGCGATAGGCTCTCTCTCCTTGCCGCGCTCTACCGTGACTTCTGGCCGTCCATATGTTGTAGCCGCATTCGTCTACAAACACACAGTGTCGCACTACGGCATAGTTCATAAACCATGTCGCGTAATCGACTCTCTTGTTCAGCACATCAGGTCTGTTTCTGTCAGCAGGGAGGGGCCTTGCCAGTTTTACTCGAAACAGCATCCCGTCTAATGTCCTTGATACGGTGCGGTCATGGATCTCGGCTTTGACTGGTAGTCTTCTCCTCAGTTCGTGGTTTATCTGAGTAAGTGTGAGTAAACAGTTTTCGTTGATGATCTCCTCGAGACAATCTCTCATCTCATCATCCACGCGCACGTTGTTTCTGCCACCTCTTGGTCTCTCCCGGATCCTGCCTTCTCTGATGTAGCGCGCCACGATGCCTCTTGCCGTTGATCGATTCACTCCAAGCGTATCTGCGACTAAAAGATAGTCTTCCTCCTCGTCATCGAATGCTCTAACGATTCTCTCTCTGTGTTCGAGTGGTATTCGGTTCTCCGTGGCATTTTGCTAGAGGTCAGAAGCGAATAAACTGGTCaacaattttcaaggtttttatACCATTctgcacttgaaaaaaattacatagcCTCTCGGGAGGACATATATTACATTCATACACCACACCGACAATGCAAAAGTCaggaaaatttgttattgttcaattgaaaatcgatgtttgtacattgaatgtaaagaacgctctattgtttgttgaatcgcattaatatttgtcttatccacactaacgccgtccaggaatgttaatgaatttcaaacagtgtgatgaaaatgttaatgaatggttatgcactttattgtttgtttattgtctctaatgattttcatgatggtgttaatggcttgaatgttagcgcaaatgaaagtatattttcctcttttgtatgccgaatgacgcatatgaatatatgaaaatgctattgaatgtaaacaaaaatgcaaaaatcgttattgaatgtgagttacatgcaaatgttcgcttcttggcactcatgaatgcatcttcgcgcaattggtcgtcaattcacacaaatgaatgcgtattttctcgtaatgaacagcaaaaggtgtattaCATAAGCTGAGAATTTGATTGAAAACAACTGTAATTTAAAAAGTGTTACACATGTACAAACCTGAGCATTGCAATGCAACGGACTTTGATAGACTAATCCAAGGGGCTGCGGATTGTGACGGCGAGTTGGCGAGAGAACACGTGACTGAAGGTCACGTGGCTTAGTTTCCACGTGTCCGTAGTGCGtaagtgttgttgtttttcgccTTCTGTTAGGAAGAAGCGCGACGGGCATAATGCATATGAGAGCTATTTTGCCTTTTGAGGAGCGCGGAATACTGTGATGACGAAGTACGATTCATTACGTCTGAGACGACGATCACAATTAGAACGTTAATTTTCTTATGCCTCGCGAGGAGCGTCAGGAGCGTAGTAGGTTCCTGGGAGCGTGAGTTAAGGAGATGAACTCAAATGTGTGTAGATAAAGTCCAAAGTCGTCGTGAAACGAGAATGTGTTTTCGAGCCTTCCAAGCCTTGTACATTAGGACTACAGCGAATTTTACTCGAAGATTTATTCAtctcgtcaccagagcctTAATCTCGGCACGGCCTCTATTGTCAGGCTGTTTTGATAGAGGGCATGCGTACGGGGATGGCCACATCACGGGATTACTTTCAGAGTGTGTCCTCCTTTCAGTTAGCCATTTgcgcaattttcttttagccAGGCATGCGTAAAAGAGACGAGCTCCGGGTTCGAAATTTCGCGTAGATCAGTCAGCGGTACCGAACGGTTAGTGCGAAGTTATCATGATTCCTAATTGTCTGAAAAGCGTCCGTACAATGTGAACTTCCACAGCAAAGCGACATCAAAATGGCCGACTGCTCCGCTAAGAACGAGACACGTGACTTACTCTTCTCTCCTCGTCGACGATTTCGGATATCGACCACAGAATATTTTTAGAATATTTTTAGAATATTTTTGTAGGTCAGCGacatttcttattttgttcTCAAAAGGCAAGTAGACCCAGCTACACCTAGGTGAAATATTTCGAGATATTTACCCACCACTGCGCGTGGTCtaacaaaaaattttaagaattttcaCTCTTTTTCGTCAAGTAAGGCATCATATTGTGTTCAATCCTTGGAATATTGACATCTGACGTCGGAATTTTGATCAGGACATATTTTGTTGCTTACTTGAGATGTTGTACCGCCACCGAAATGATCCCCTCGCCGAAATGACCCCCAGTCACCACCGAACTTATCCCCACCACCGAAATGATACCGGCGGTCACTGCCGAAATGATCCCCTGGATATGAGGAATGGAATTAAGAGGAGTACAAAAACTGGACAACAATTTAGTGCgtgctttttatttatttatattgcATCGTTTTTACGGTGTGTAATTTACCTTTACTGCACTTTATTTTgctgtaaattgttttttttttggttcaaCACTAGACAATACTTGTTGAAAAGATGCAATTTCTtcgcatttttttatttttttatttttgcaagaaaatcttATTGATAATGTTACAAGGTGTAGAAAGGCCAAACACGACCCCTATTGGACAGGATAGGAAATTCAGAGACCTCAGAGTTTTGCTCTGACGagtacatttttcaaagatctCCCTTTTTCATATGAAATAAGGGGAGggtttttgaatatttttcgtAGTAAGGGCTGGTTTTGTATAAGATGCCATTTGTTCATATGGACATGTTTGAGATCAGGCATTGATGGGCGGTATTCTGTAACAAACGGCAAAATTTTTATGCGcgtttattgtttattttgtagagCCGACATCCTTTGGCTGAAATTGACTTCACATAGGGTCATGTTTAAAAGGTTATCTGGATAACCCCTGTGTTgtaatctttgtttgaataataCGATGTGTTCGTCAAATTTCGCCTTTGAAGAGTTAGTTCTAAGCTGTCATCTCAAatcatacaccttattccaaaatggcggctgtctCAGACGATCTGGGTCGAGTtgcatgaaaacgaggcaTCGAGGGCCAAACTCCGGTGTTTACAAATGCTAATAGGTCGCGTTACTCTGTCCTGCCTCAGAATTGCTGTGTGCCAGAgtgtaaaaaagaaagtttacgTCGAAAACGGGGTAAAGATTGCTTTCCACACATTTCCTGCAGAAAGAAAGTTATTTATGAAATGGATCGTCGCTATTCGAAGAGATATAGGTAAACATTTCCAAGTGACAACGCACACAAGAGTTTGTTCGAGACATTTCAAGCCATCCGATTATCTTCCTTCACTTGCGGGGCGTAAAAGGACTTTAAAACCAACAGCAGTACCTTCTGTATTTCACTGGAAGAAGAGATCCCCAGTAAAACGGAAGGCGCCAACGAGAAGAAGTCCAATGAAGAGGAAAAAGGCCACAGAAAAGACAACAGCGAAGGCTGATTTACCCACGTGCGAAGTATTTGTGGAGCGACAGGAAACTCCGTTTCTCTCGTCAATCacagaaaatttggaaaatacTACTGTAGACCAACCAGCTGATGACTCACAAACTATCATTCGTGAcattcaaattgaaaatgaacgGCTACGTAAAGAAATCCACCAAGTCACGACTTTTAAAAGAGAATTTTAAGTTGGAAGTGGAGGAATTGACACATCGAATCAGCGTACTAAAGGCAAGAGTATTCACAATAGATAGATTTGAATCAGATAAGGATGTAACTTTTTATACAGGATTTCCTAACAGAATTGTGTTTGAAAgcgtttttgaatttttggacCCTGGAAACAAGGGCGAAAACATAAGTTACTGGCATTCTGATGACTCAGCTACTGTTAATAATCAGAGGTGCGATGAAGATGCCCCCAAGCAAGGAAGACCAAGACAATTAAACCCAaaggaagaattttttttaactctttgTAGATTAAGGCAAGGGTTTAAAGAGGAACATTTGAGCCATTTGTATGGTATTTCACAGACAACAGTCAGTCGAATAACCATTTCTTGgattaattttatgtttttaaaattttgcaaaattccaGTGTGGCCATCAAGGGCCCAAGTTGACCAACACATGCCTGCTGACttcaaggacaaatatccatCTACCAGGGTCATCATTGACTGTACCGAGATCCGCTGTCAGATGCCGAAGAGTCTCCGTCTAAATAGTGAACTTTTCAGTTCATATAAAAATCGTACAACACTGAAAGGATTGGTTGGCATTTCACCTGGAGGTGCCATAACCTTTATTAGCCAGCTCTATACTGGCCATATCTCTGACAGAGAGATTGTCACAAGGTCAGGGTTCCTAAATTTGCCATTTGACAGAGGAGACTCTGTCATGGCAGATAAGGGGTTTACTGTAGAGGATCTTCTTCCCCTTGGAGTCTCCCTGAATATACCACCTTTTTTGGGGAATAAGGGCCAAATGAGCCCTGAGGAAGTGGTTGAGACACAGTCAATTGCCTCCCTTCGTATCCATGTGGAAAGAgggataaacaaaattaaaaatttccacATATGGGACAATATAGTACCATTCACAATGTTTGGGGTTGTAAACCAAACGTGGTCAGTGTGTGCTATGTTATGTAACTTTCAAAACAGTATCATCAGTGCATAGCCTTTAAAACCATTACACCCCCTGAATCAAACCTTGTGTTATGAGCCAAACCTTGGTTTTATAACTTTTAGAATTTCAATGCAGATGGGGATTCCCCGGTGATGGAAGTAAC
This sequence is a window from Acropora palmata chromosome 9, jaAcrPala1.3, whole genome shotgun sequence. Protein-coding genes within it:
- the LOC141891904 gene encoding uncharacterized protein LOC141891904, with amino-acid sequence MTHKLSFVTFKLKMNGYVKKSTKSRLLKENFKLEVEELTHRISVLKARVFTIDRFESDKDVTFYTGFPNRIVFESVFEFLDPGNKGENISYWHSDDSATVNNQRCDEDAPKQGRPRQLNPKEEFFLTLCRLRQGFKEEHLSHLYGISQTTVSRITISWINFMFLKFCKIPVWPSRAQVDQHMPADFKDKYPSTRVIIDCTEIRCQMPKSLRLNSELFSSYKNRTTLKGLVGISPGGAITFISQLYTGHISDREIVTRSGFLNLPFDRGDSVMADKGFTVEDLLPLGVSLNIPPFLGNKGQMSPEEVVETQSIASLRIHVERGINKIKNFHIWDNIVPFTMFGVVNQTWSVCAMLCNFQNSIISA
- the LOC141893300 gene encoding uncharacterized protein LOC141893300, coding for MRDCLEEIINENCLLTLTQINHELRRRLPVKAEIHDRTVSRTLDGMLFRVKLARPLPADRNRPDVLNKRVDYATWFMNYAVVRHCVFVDECGYNIWTARSHGRARQGERAYRQVCGQRGRNLTVTMGISPINGLVFSSAFVGGMNAARFDNFLTQARTNLDPEESVIFVYDGAPAHRNPTVPAPNTELKMLPPYSPFLNIVEQTISCLKAAIKTDISRPEIQRRMDDRDEARVRGIPLGEFRTQQLHEALHRNIDTITAAKSAQ